From Paenibacillus sp. GP183, the proteins below share one genomic window:
- a CDS encoding DUF3291 domain-containing protein, producing MTNEYQLAQINIAKAIAPLDHPTMKGFVDQLDYINELADKSPGFVWRLQTEDGDATALKVFDDPLIIVNMSVWESLESLKAYVYFGDHVEAFKKRKNWFEKLDFPSLALWWVPKGQIPKLKSAKEKLELLKLQGPTPNAFTFTRPFPPQE from the coding sequence ATTGCTCCACTTGATCATCCCACGATGAAAGGTTTTGTCGATCAACTGGATTACATTAATGAATTGGCTGATAAAAGCCCTGGATTTGTATGGCGGTTACAAACGGAAGATGGAGATGCAACTGCATTAAAGGTATTCGACGATCCACTTATTATCGTTAATATGTCAGTATGGGAGTCTTTGGAATCGCTAAAGGCGTATGTTTACTTCGGTGATCATGTTGAGGCATTCAAGAAACGGAAAAACTGGTTTGAAAAGTTGGACTTTCCTTCATTAGCGTTATGGTGGGTTCCAAAAGGTCAAATACCAAAGTTGAAATCAGCTAAAGAAAAGTTGGAATTACTCAAATTACAGGGACCTACCCCCAATGCATTTACGTTTACCCGACCATTTCCACCACAAGAATAG